CAATCGTAATATACAGCGTATAATAAGCGCCCTTCAACAAAAAAGGGACATTTTCCCACATTAATTCAAGCATCGGTTATATTCCCTTCTTTCAGACGAGTGGCTCCGTGTCAGCATAAAGCCAGAACCGGAGCCAGACGCCTTCACAGGCTTGCGTTATTCTTTTGGTTCCTCACCGAACCATTTTTTGAAGATGGTTTTATAGGTGCCGTCTTCCTTCATTTCTTTCAGAGCCTTGTTCAAGGCATCTTTAAGCTCAGGCGAATTTTGGTTAATAGCTACACCTGCTTGGTCGGATTTAATTGGCTCACCTACCGCTTTAATCTGGAAGCCATTTTTGTCGACGATAGGCTTGAGTGCATACAGATTGTTAATGGTTGCGTCAATGCGGCCAGAGTTCAGATCCTTTAAGGAAGTAATGACATCATCATATGTTTTGATCTCAAAATCGCCTACCTTTGGCAGCACTTCGTTACGCAGATAAGACTCATCATTCGTCCCCAGGCCGACACCAATGGTTTTGCCTTTGAAATCCTCCAGCTTGGTAATATCATTAGTTTTGCTATTGACGATAATGTTTACATGGTTTGTGATATAAGGCTCTGTGAAGTCAATTGCCTTTTTACGATCCTCTGTAATCGTAACCTGGCTGATCACCGCATCGAATTTTTTCTTTTGCAAGCTTGGAATCAGCCCGGAAAATTCTTGTGCCGTGAACTCCGGCTTCACGCCAATCCGCTTCGCCAATTCTTTGGCAATATCTACATCAAACCCGTCCAGTTCTTTTTTATCATTCAAAAAATTGTACGGTGGATAGGTCCCCATCATACCGACCTTGATCACACCGGCCTTCTTGATCGCTTCAAGCTGGTTCCCCGCTGCCGCATTACTGCTGCCCGCTCCATTGCTGGTGCCGGAAGCATCCTGTCTCGTTCCGCAAGCGCTCAGCACAAGGCTAAACAATGCCAAAGCCATCAGTGTCGTTACCAAGAACCTTCTTTTACGTGTTTTCATAAATCGTTCTCTCCTGTCCTGTCTGGATGTAAATGATTGAGTGCATATGTGTAATTTGACTATATTATTTGTCGCCTACTGCCAATTCATGCGATATTGACCATCTAGCCTTGACCTAACAATCCGTAAAATTCAAAGCTGGCCGCCTCTGCCGCCAATCTTTTAGCTGTTGTCTGCATCATATGGTCATGTGTTCCCTCGGAACCGAATAACCAGCGTGTAATGATGCCCTCAATCATACTCATGAGTAATGCCGCCCGTAATTCAACATCCAGCTCGGCAGGCAGCATGTTCAGCTCGATCGCTCTTTCCATATTGCGCCGGAATGCCAGCTCCATCGCGATTCTTGTCTCGCGGATACTCTGGCGCACTGGTTCATCGACGCCGCTGCCACTCAGGAGCAAGCCCATCAGATGGCGGTTCTCCAATGCAAAATCAAATAAACGGACAAACAGCGCTTCGGAAGCCTTAACCATATCAGCCAGCGTTCCCGCATCGCGGCGATAACCCTGTCCTATCGCTGACAGCAGCTGTTCACGGCCTGTAGCAATAATCTCCAGCGCCAATGCCTCTTTGCTTTTAAAATGCCAATAAAACGTGCCCTGGGCTACTCCAGCCTCCACCACGATATCTGAAATCTTCGTTTGATGGTACCCGTGCTCAGCGAATCGCTTCAACGCAATGTGGAGAAGCTGTGTTCTGCGGTCTGTTTCTTCTCCAGCACGGTCAGCAGATTGCTCATTCGCGACGGTTTTGGACTGCTTCGCCTTCCGTGGCAGCATAGGTTTCCTCCTCCCGATTGATCAGTCAGTCAGTTTTGTATTTTTAATCCTATAGGATAAGTATACTTTTGTCAAACAAGTTCCATCCTTTGCGTACAACAAAAAAAGAGAACCTCCGAAGAGACCCTCTTTTTTTTATAAAGCTCTGCTACTACAGTGCTTTTGCTGCAATATCTGTACGGTTATGCTTGCCTTCAAAGGTAATACGCTCCGCCTGCTCGTAAGCTTTGTCCCGTGCCTCGGCAATGTCACGTCCCAAGCCGACCACACCCAATACGCGTCCGCCGTTCGTTACCCACTCACCCTGCTCATTGATGCCTGTTCCGGCATGGAACACGATGGCTTCGTCTGCCTGGTCCAGTCCGTGAATCGGTATACCTTTGGCGTAGGAAGCGGGGTAACCCCCGGAAGCCAGCACCACGCACACCGCCGCTTCGTCCTTCCACTCAATCTCCACCTGATCCAGCGTACCGTTCACGGCCGCAAGAAAAATATCGAGCAGATCGGATTGTAGACGCGGCAGTACAACCTGTGTTTCCGGATCACCAAAACGCGCGTTAAACTCAATCGTCTTCGGCTTGCCGTCCGGCGAAATCATTAATCCAGCGAATAAAACCCCCCGGAATGGGCGTCCT
This DNA window, taken from Paenibacillus kribbensis, encodes the following:
- a CDS encoding substrate-binding periplasmic protein, which produces MKTRKRRFLVTTLMALALFSLVLSACGTRQDASGTSNGAGSSNAAAGNQLEAIKKAGVIKVGMMGTYPPYNFLNDKKELDGFDVDIAKELAKRIGVKPEFTAQEFSGLIPSLQKKKFDAVISQVTITEDRKKAIDFTEPYITNHVNIIVNSKTNDITKLEDFKGKTIGVGLGTNDESYLRNEVLPKVGDFEIKTYDDVITSLKDLNSGRIDATINNLYALKPIVDKNGFQIKAVGEPIKSDQAGVAINQNSPELKDALNKALKEMKEDGTYKTIFKKWFGEEPKE
- a CDS encoding TetR/AcrR family transcriptional regulator, yielding MLPRKAKQSKTVANEQSADRAGEETDRRTQLLHIALKRFAEHGYHQTKISDIVVEAGVAQGTFYWHFKSKEALALEIIATGREQLLSAIGQGYRRDAGTLADMVKASEALFVRLFDFALENRHLMGLLLSGSGVDEPVRQSIRETRIAMELAFRRNMERAIELNMLPAELDVELRAALLMSMIEGIITRWLFGSEGTHDHMMQTTAKRLAAEAASFEFYGLLGQG